A stretch of Campylobacter showae DNA encodes these proteins:
- a CDS encoding glycosyltransferase family 2 protein, with protein MLKVSIIIPTYNRKELFEAALKSALAQDYENKEIIISDDNSNDGTRELAQSYVAKFDNVKYVLNQTYDRGPNGNKNNGFDHASGDAFVILDDDDLLIEGAISKMAAVLEQGYASVWANCYFEIDGEPTTKFSGFGLSKSGEISPQDYYDGKITGEFLIMFRRGAIGQRRFEKGLYGSENTLWIYLFDLPAYYLHDAVRIYRFHRSDSVTINSFKRPLCIMKGYAMTAELILQKIAEKNAQASANGANSADPKFRVNDSHIAILYKMAAYYAKFGGEYKKMYEYLFKSLKFKFTKEALAMLILSPFPKSMILFLTKIRVWIYKKTHGK; from the coding sequence ATGCTAAAAGTAAGCATAATAATCCCGACCTACAACCGCAAAGAGCTTTTTGAGGCCGCTCTAAAAAGCGCGCTGGCTCAGGACTACGAAAACAAAGAAATCATAATCAGCGACGATAACTCAAACGACGGTACGCGCGAGCTCGCGCAGAGTTACGTCGCTAAATTTGACAACGTAAAATACGTCCTAAATCAAACCTACGACCGCGGCCCAAACGGAAATAAAAACAACGGCTTTGACCACGCTAGCGGTGATGCTTTCGTGATACTAGACGACGATGACTTGCTGATAGAAGGCGCCATAAGCAAGATGGCGGCCGTGCTAGAGCAGGGGTATGCTAGCGTCTGGGCGAACTGTTACTTTGAGATTGACGGCGAGCCGACGACGAAATTTTCGGGATTTGGACTGAGTAAAAGCGGGGAAATTTCGCCGCAGGACTACTACGACGGCAAGATAACGGGCGAGTTTTTGATAATGTTTCGCCGCGGCGCCATCGGTCAGAGGCGCTTTGAAAAGGGGCTTTACGGTAGCGAAAATACGCTTTGGATCTATCTTTTTGATCTTCCTGCTTACTATCTGCACGACGCAGTGCGTATTTACCGCTTTCACCGCAGCGACAGCGTCACGATAAACTCGTTTAAACGCCCGCTTTGCATAATGAAAGGCTACGCGATGACTGCGGAGCTTATTTTGCAAAAGATCGCCGAGAAAAACGCTCAAGCTAGCGCAAACGGAGCAAATTCGGCCGATCCGAAATTCCGCGTAAATGACTCTCACATCGCGATCCTATACAAAATGGCGGCGTATTATGCCAAATTCGGCGGAGAATACAAAAAAATGTACGAATATCTTTTTAAAAGCCTCAAATTTAAATTTACAAAAGAAGCGCTTGCGATGCTGATCTTAAGCCCGTTTCCAAAGTCGATGATTTTATTTTTAACTAAAATTCGCGTTTGGATATATAAAAAAACGCACGGCAAATGA